A single Anopheles arabiensis isolate DONGOLA chromosome X, AaraD3, whole genome shotgun sequence DNA region contains:
- the LOC120905539 gene encoding putative odorant receptor 83c: MPEHPIHTFDRLIKRQRLLLKLIGVDSYDPAFRIHSLTFMVVCLALTFFLISLYDLYLFRDDLFNFVYVLITIFFATIGIGHILVFLLCSKLLAELLEQSYRTYRLVVDDQREQRILQWYTRLFQRAVDGYTLVFIGTSVAAGLLPVAIYLLSGDRVLPYGVVLPFVDPNSLVGYELNYIYQVSCIIWTPPGLVASVCMMFGLVLNICIQYDILAVKLQDLDELIRSPHPHRDAMIGCKLRSILRNQQRLISFIANIEAAKNVLSAVEVLSLGLQIVITLFVLQFSLWIPGLVLIPVFTLQLFLFCLLGTIIEDKGVKFSAGVYRLTWNELSKQDKQIFRLLLLSSQQPQTLTCARMTCVSLNLFVNMSQKFYSIFMMLRNM, encoded by the exons ATGCCGGAGCATCCGATCCACACCTTCGATCGGCTGATCAAACGGCAGCGCctgctgctgaagctgatCGGCGTCGATAGCTACGATCCGGCGTTCCGCATCCACTCGCTCACCTTCATGGTGGTGTGTCTGGCGCTCACCTTCTTCCTCATCTCGCTGTACGACCTGTACCTGTTCCGGGACGACCTGTTCAACTTTGTCTACGTGCTGATCACGATCTTCTTCGCGACGATCGGCATCGGCCACATATTGGTGTTCCTGCTGTGCAGCAAGCTGTTGGCGGAGCTGCTGGAGCAATCCTACCGCACCTACCGGCTAGTGGTGGACGATCAGCGCGAGCAGCGCATCCTGCAGTGGTACACCAGGCTGTTCCAGCGGGCTGTGGACGGCTACACGCTCGTGTTTATCGGCACGTCCGTGGCGGCCGGCTTGCTCCCGGTCGCCATCTACCTGCTGTCCGGCGACCGGGTCCTGCCGTACGGTGTGGTGCTGCCGTTCGTCGACCCCAACTCGCTGGTGGGCTACGAGCTGAACTACATCTACCAGGTGAGCTGCATCATCTGGACGCCGCCTGGGCTGGTCGCGTCGGTATGCATGATGTTTGGGCTCGTGCTGAACATCTGCATACAGTACGACATACTGGCGGTGAAGCTGCAGGACCTGGACGAGCTGATACGGTCGCCGCACCCGCACAGGGACGCGATGATTGGGTGCAAGCTGCGCAGCATCCTTCGCAATCAGCAACGACTGATTAG TTTCATCGCTAACATCGAAGCGGCAAAAAACGTCCTTTCGGCCGTGGAGGTACTCTCGCTAGGGCTGCAGATCGTTATCACACTGTTCGTATTGCAGTTC TCACTCTGGATCCCCGGGCTGGTGCTGATACCGGTCTTCACACTGCAGCTCTTTCTGTTCTGCCTGCTCGGTACCATCATCGAGGATAAGGGCGTCAAGTTTTCGGCCGGCGTGTATAGGCTCACCTGGAACGAGCTGTCCAAGCAGGACAAGCAGATCtttcgcctgctgctgctgagctcACAGCAGCCCCAGACGCTCACCTGCGCCCGTATGACCTGCGTCAGCTTGAACCTGTTCGTCAAT ATGTCGCAAAAGTTCTACTCAATCTTCATGATGTTACGCAACATGTAA